From one Lycium ferocissimum isolate CSIRO_LF1 chromosome 7, AGI_CSIRO_Lferr_CH_V1, whole genome shotgun sequence genomic stretch:
- the LOC132065519 gene encoding mitochondrial import inner membrane translocase subunit TIM22-4-like isoform X3: MSDPATESNDAQSSSQEPQKPQIEPIRMPTVEEIRGQDIWNNCAVRSVVSGVMGGGLGLFMGMFLGALDNPIMQEEMTTRQQIVYQAKQMGRRSWSSCKTFAVMGLVFSAAECTVEKVRAKHDMTNTAVAGCVTGGTLSARGGPKAACMGCAGFATFSVLIEKFLDRYH; encoded by the exons ATGAGCGATCCGGCAACTGAATCAAATGACGCACAGTCAAGCTCCCAAGAACCTCAGAAGCCCCAGATCGAGCCTATTCGGATGCCTACTGTGGAGGAAATAAGGGGCCAAGACATTTGGAACAACTGTGCAGTCCGTAGTGTTGTAAGCGGAGTCATGG GAGGAGGACTTGGGTTGTTCATGGGTATGTTTCTTGGTGCACTTGATAACCCAATAATGCAAGAGGAAATGACTACTAGGCAGCAAATTGTATACCAAGCAAAGCAGATGGGTCGAAGAAGTTGGAGTTCCTGCAAGACTTTTGCTGTTATGGGGTTGGTTTTCTCTGCTGCTGAATGTACTGTTGAGAAG GTACGAGCAAAGCATGACATGACAAATACAGCAGTTGCAGGGTGCGTAACAGGAGGCACATTATCAGCTAGAG GTGGACCAAAAGCTGCGTGCATGGGTTGTGCTGGCTTTGCGACATTTTCAGTCTTGATAGAAAAGTTCTTGGATCGATATCACTAA
- the LOC132065519 gene encoding mitochondrial import inner membrane translocase subunit TIM22-4-like isoform X1 — protein MSDPATESNDAQSSSQEPQKPQIEPIRMPTVEEIRGQDIWNNCAVRSVVSGVMGGGLGLFMGMFLGALDNPIMQEEMTTRQQIVYQAKQMGRRSWSSCKTFAVMGLVFSAAECTVEKVRAKHDMTNTAVAGCVTGGTLSARGCQGTFNRTFSFNYQDATCPGFKLPVDQKLRAWVVLALRHFQS, from the exons ATGAGCGATCCGGCAACTGAATCAAATGACGCACAGTCAAGCTCCCAAGAACCTCAGAAGCCCCAGATCGAGCCTATTCGGATGCCTACTGTGGAGGAAATAAGGGGCCAAGACATTTGGAACAACTGTGCAGTCCGTAGTGTTGTAAGCGGAGTCATGG GAGGAGGACTTGGGTTGTTCATGGGTATGTTTCTTGGTGCACTTGATAACCCAATAATGCAAGAGGAAATGACTACTAGGCAGCAAATTGTATACCAAGCAAAGCAGATGGGTCGAAGAAGTTGGAGTTCCTGCAAGACTTTTGCTGTTATGGGGTTGGTTTTCTCTGCTGCTGAATGTACTGTTGAGAAG GTACGAGCAAAGCATGACATGACAAATACAGCAGTTGCAGGGTGCGTAACAGGAGGCACATTATCAGCTAGAG GGTGTCAGGGAACTTTCAAtagaacgttctccttcaactATCAAGATGCTACTTGCCCCGGTTTCAAGTTACCG GTGGACCAAAAGCTGCGTGCATGGGTTGTGCTGGCTTTGCGACATTTTCAGTCTTGA
- the LOC132065519 gene encoding mitochondrial import inner membrane translocase subunit TIM22-4-like isoform X2: protein MSDPATESNDAQSSSQEPQKPQIEPIRMPTVEEIRGQDIWNNCAVRSVVSGVMGGGLGLFMGMFLGALDNPIMQEEMTTRQQIVYQAKQMGRRSWSSCKTFAVMGLVFSAAECTVEKVRAKHDMTNTAVAGCVTGGTLSARGCQGTFNRTFSFNYQDATCPGFKLPIIAFS, encoded by the exons ATGAGCGATCCGGCAACTGAATCAAATGACGCACAGTCAAGCTCCCAAGAACCTCAGAAGCCCCAGATCGAGCCTATTCGGATGCCTACTGTGGAGGAAATAAGGGGCCAAGACATTTGGAACAACTGTGCAGTCCGTAGTGTTGTAAGCGGAGTCATGG GAGGAGGACTTGGGTTGTTCATGGGTATGTTTCTTGGTGCACTTGATAACCCAATAATGCAAGAGGAAATGACTACTAGGCAGCAAATTGTATACCAAGCAAAGCAGATGGGTCGAAGAAGTTGGAGTTCCTGCAAGACTTTTGCTGTTATGGGGTTGGTTTTCTCTGCTGCTGAATGTACTGTTGAGAAG GTACGAGCAAAGCATGACATGACAAATACAGCAGTTGCAGGGTGCGTAACAGGAGGCACATTATCAGCTAGAG GGTGTCAGGGAACTTTCAAtagaacgttctccttcaactATCAAGATGCTACTTGCCCCGGTTTCAAGTTACCG ATCATTGCATTTTCCTGA
- the LOC132065519 gene encoding mitochondrial import inner membrane translocase subunit TIM22-4-like isoform X4: protein MSDPATESNDAQSSSQEPQKPQIEPIRMPTVEEIRGQDIWNNCAVRSVVSGVMGGGLGLFMGMFLGALDNPIMQEEMTTRQQIVYQAKQMGRRSWSSCKTFAVMGLVFSAAECTVEKVRAKHDMTNTAVAGCVTGGTLSARGGFSYVKARVHPTI from the exons ATGAGCGATCCGGCAACTGAATCAAATGACGCACAGTCAAGCTCCCAAGAACCTCAGAAGCCCCAGATCGAGCCTATTCGGATGCCTACTGTGGAGGAAATAAGGGGCCAAGACATTTGGAACAACTGTGCAGTCCGTAGTGTTGTAAGCGGAGTCATGG GAGGAGGACTTGGGTTGTTCATGGGTATGTTTCTTGGTGCACTTGATAACCCAATAATGCAAGAGGAAATGACTACTAGGCAGCAAATTGTATACCAAGCAAAGCAGATGGGTCGAAGAAGTTGGAGTTCCTGCAAGACTTTTGCTGTTATGGGGTTGGTTTTCTCTGCTGCTGAATGTACTGTTGAGAAG GTACGAGCAAAGCATGACATGACAAATACAGCAGTTGCAGGGTGCGTAACAGGAGGCACATTATCAGCTAGAG GTGGTTTCAGCTACGTAAAAGCGAGAGTGCATCCAACAATTTGA
- the LOC132065520 gene encoding aluminum-activated malate transporter 2-like, with protein MAVKNKENVGILKKLPASNKVCSFGSNVKQIAEDDPRKVVHSVKVGLAIAIVSLFYYFEPLYNYEGFGVSSMWAVLTVVVVFEFSVGATLGKGVNRGLATFLACSSGVAAHKLATFSGSDKVQPIILGLSVFSVATIATFMRFIPKLKVRYDYGILIFILTFSMISVSGYRDHVVLDKAITRVTTILIGGAAAILFNVVIYPVWAGEDLHNLIATNVENLGLSLEGYGTQYFKKLDVKSEEELDRISLEEYKCVINSKASEENLVNFAKWEPHHGKFRYRHPWGQYLKIGDLVRECAININALNSDLSSCNMTPEGRKRIQEPCTKMSMECGSALKEIAMSMKTMTLYPKTDSHILKAKAAAEKLRSIIRSGGLIEVAELQKLLPSTRIASLMLDLVSNSVEIVDSVNQLAVLMKFKILSSKPKRLGSKSRIPSGNIGEAHLVVNVE; from the exons ATGGCAGTGAAGAATAAAGAAAATGTTGGGATTTTGAAGAAATTGCCAGCTTCTAATAAGGTGTGTTCATTTGGGAGCAATGTGAAACAAATAGCTGAAGATGATCCAAGAAAAGTTGTTCATTCAGTGAAAGTTGGATTGGCAATTGCTATAGTCTCATTGTTCTACTATTTTGAACCATTGTATAATTATGAAGGATTTGGTGTTTCTTCAATGTGGGCAGTTTTGACTGTTGTCGTCGTCTTCGAATTTTCCGTTG gAGCAACACTTGGGAAAGGAGTTAATAGAGGACTTGCGACATTTTTAGCTTGTTCATCAGGTGTTGCAGCTCATAAACTTGCTACCTTTTCAGGGTCAGACAAAGTGCAACCAATAATACTTGGATTATCTGTTTTTTCAGTAG CTACAATAGCGACGTTTATGAGATTCATACCAAAATTGAAGGTGAGATATGACTATGGAATTCTCATTTTCATCCTAACGTTCTCTATGATCTCCGTATCGGGATATCGAGACCATGTGGTGCTCGATAAAGCTATTACTAGGGTGACGACTATTCTCATTGGGGGTGCGGCTGCGATCTTGTTTAATGTGGTCATATATCCTGTTTGGGCTGGTGAAGATCTTCATAATTTAATTGCCACAAATGTCGAAAATCTTGGACTTTCCCTTGAAG GATATGGAACTCAATACTTCAAGAAACTAGATGTCAAGTCTGAAGAAGAACTGGACAGAATATCTCTTGAGGAATACAAATGTGTTATCAACTCAAAAGCTAGTGAAGAAAATCTG GTCAATTTTGCAAAATGGGAGCCACATCATGGCAAATTCAGATACAGACATCCATGGGGACAATACTTGAAAATTGGAGATCTTGTTCGTGAATGTGCCATCAACATCAATGCTTTAAACTCAGATCTTAGCTCCTGCAATATG ACACCAGAGGGAAGGAAAAGAATTCAAGAACCATGCACAAAGATGAGCATGGAGTGTGGTAGTGCATTGAAAGAAATAGCAATgtcaatgaagacaatgaccCTTTATCCAAAAACGGATTCTCATATTCTAAAGGCAAAAGCAGCAGCAGAAAAGCTAAGGTCCATAATTAGAAGTGGTGGTTTAATTGAAGTAGCAGAGTTGCAAAAGCTACTTCCATCAACAAGAATTGCTTCACTCATGCTAGATTTAGTCTCCAATTCTGTGGAAATTGTGGACTCTGTGAATCAACTTGCTGTTCTTATGAAATTCAAGATTTTATCATCCAAACCAAAGAGATTGGGAAGCAAGAGTAGAATCCCAAGTGGCAATATTGGTGAGGCCCATCTTGTGGTTAATGTTGAGTGA